The DNA segment GCCGATGTCGATCTGCTCCACGCACTCGTCGGCCGAGGCACCGGAGGCGACGGTCTCGCGGAACGGGTAGAGGTTCACGACGACCAGGTCGAACGGCGCCACGCCCAGCTCGTCGAGCTGCGCGCGGTGGCTCTCCAGGCGCAGGTCGGCGAGGATGCCCGCGTGCACCTTCGGGTGCAGGGTCTTGACCCGGCCGTCCAGGCACTCGGGGAAGCCGGTCAGCTCCTCGACCTTGGTGACCGGGACGCCGGCGGCGGCGATGCGCGAGGCGGTGGAACCGGTCGACACCAGCTCGACACCGGCCTCGTGCAGCCCGCGCGCCAGCTCTTCCAGGCCGGTCTTGTCGTAGACGCTGACGAGCGCCCTGCGAAGGGGCCGCTTGTTGCTCTCGGCGGTCACTGGATAACTACCTTTCGTCCCTCGATCCGATAGCCGTGGCGGGCGAGCCGGCCCACGACCTCGACGAGCAGCCTTCGCTCGACTTCCTTGATGCGCTCGTGCAGCGCGCTCTCGTCGTCCTCGTCCCGGATCTCCACCACGCCCTGCGCGATGATCGGCCCGGTGTCGACGCCGTCGTCGACGAAGTGGACGGTGCAGCCGGTGACCCGGGCGCCGTACGCGAGCGCGTCGCGGACCCCGTGGGCGCCGGGAAAACTGGGCAGCAGGGCCGGGTGGGTGTTGACGAACCGCCCGCCGAAGCGGGCGAGGAACTCCTTGCCCACGATCTTCATGAACCCGGCGGAGACCACCAGGTCGGGCTCGTACGCCGCGACCGCGGCGGCGAGGGCGGCGTCCCACTCCGCGCGGCTCGCGTGGCCCTTCACCCGGCACACGAAGGTCGGCAGCCCGGCGCGCTCGGCGCGGGCGAGGCCCTCGATGCCGTCGCGATCGGCCCCGACGGCGACGATCCGCGCGCCGTACGCCTCGGCTCCGGCGCTCTCGATCTCGTCCAGGAGCGCCTGGAGGTTGGTGCCGGATCCGGAGACC comes from the Streptomyces sp. SUK 48 genome and includes:
- the purN gene encoding phosphoribosylglycinamide formyltransferase; translated protein: MAANPVAKRLVVLVSGSGTNLQALLDEIESAGAEAYGARIVAVGADRDGIEGLARAERAGLPTFVCRVKGHASRAEWDAALAAAVAAYEPDLVVSAGFMKIVGKEFLARFGGRFVNTHPALLPSFPGAHGVRDALAYGARVTGCTVHFVDDGVDTGPIIAQGVVEIRDEDDESALHERIKEVERRLLVEVVGRLARHGYRIEGRKVVIQ